Proteins encoded together in one Kutzneria kofuensis window:
- a CDS encoding IS3 family transposase (programmed frameshift) encodes MSSRKRHTPEQVVRKLAQADRLLGEGKDIADVCRELQVSEPTYYRWRNQFGGLKADDAKRLKDLERENATLKRLLADAELEKAALKEIAKGKLLSPQRRRAAVHHLMRMFGVSERFACRVTGQHRATQRREPVAQTPADPDAALRAWLRAYAKAHPRWGFRRAYHDARGEGWIVNHKKVQRLWREEGLRVPRPRHRKRLGTSTVAPPVADAPNRVWAVDFQFDATTDGRPVKIVSIVDEHTRECLGGLVARSITSDDLIDELDRIAGGRGYPAALRSDNGPELACQAMREWAGERVGLAFIPPGQPWRNGYVESFNGRLRDECLNITVFWSLPQARVVISDWKTEYNNHRRHSALGYQTPASYAAACIHR; translated from the exons ATGAGTAGCAGGAAGCGGCACACCCCTGAGCAGGTCGTGCGCAAGCTGGCCCAGGCCGATCGGCTGCTGGGCGAAGGCAAGGACATCGCCGATGTCTGCCGGGAGTTGCAGGTCAGCGAGCCGACCTACTACCGATGGCGTAACCAGTTCGGCGGGCTGAAAGCCGACGACGCCAAGCGGCTCAAGGACCTGGAACGGGAGAACGCCACCCTCAAACGACTGCTCGCGGACGCCGAGCTGGAAAAAGCCGCGCTCAAGGAGATCGCGA AAGGGAAACTTCTGAGCCCGCAACGCCGCCGGGCGGCCGTGCACCACCTCATGCGGATGTTCGGGGTGAGTGAGCGGTTCGCCTGCCGGGTGACCGGGCAGCACCGTGCGACCCAGCGCCGCGAACCGGTGGCGCAGACCCCAGCCGATCCCGACGCGGCGCTGCGGGCGTGGCTGCGGGCCTACGCCAAGGCGCATCCGCGGTGGGGATTCCGGCGGGCCTACCACGACGCCCGCGGTGAGGGCTGGATCGTCAACCACAAGAAGGTCCAGCGGCTGTGGCGCGAGGAAGGCTTACGAGTGCCGCGACCACGGCATCGCAAACGGCTGGGCACATCGACCGTGGCGCCGCCGGTGGCGGACGCGCCGAATCGTGTGTGGGCGGTGGATTTCCAGTTCGACGCCACCACCGACGGCCGCCCGGTCAAGATCGTGTCCATCGTCGATGAACACACCCGCGAGTGTCTGGGCGGGCTGGTCGCACGCTCGATCACCAGTGACGATCTCATCGACGAGTTGGACCGCATCGCTGGTGGTCGCGGGTATCCGGCTGCGCTGCGTAGTGACAACGGCCCCGAGCTGGCCTGCCAGGCGATGCGTGAGTGGGCCGGTGAGCGAGTCGGGCTGGCGTTCATCCCGCCCGGTCAGCCATGGCGCAACGGCTATGTCGAGTCGTTCAACGGCCGGCTCCGCGACGAGTGCTTGAACATCACCGTGTTCTGGTCGCTGCCCCAGGCGCGGGTGGTGATCAGCGACTGGAAGACCGAGTACAACAACCATCGCAGGCATTCCGCGCTGGGCTACCAGACCCCGGCCAGCTACGCTGCGGCCTGCATCCACCGATAA
- a CDS encoding ATP dependent DNA ligase: MDDVGTGFTEQARRDLGERLEPLARSDHPFAVVPPREDVTRARWCSRCWWGEVVYRQFTRGVGRLVHTAWRGLREDRDRSDVLVPQPSDRTTDPAPPAVTGRPSVRSCRPAAARSPCPNWTNPSTPPGLPRRKCWTTTSGSRRSCCRTWPAVRSP; the protein is encoded by the coding sequence ATCGACGACGTGGGCACCGGCTTCACAGAACAGGCACGCCGTGATCTCGGCGAACGGCTGGAACCGTTGGCTCGCAGCGATCATCCGTTCGCGGTCGTGCCGCCCCGCGAGGATGTCACGCGGGCGCGGTGGTGCAGCCGGTGCTGGTGGGGAGAAGTGGTCTACCGGCAGTTCACGCGGGGCGTGGGTCGGCTGGTGCACACCGCGTGGCGCGGGCTGCGCGAGGACCGCGACCGCTCCGATGTGCTGGTTCCGCAGCCCTCCGACCGCACAACCGATCCGGCACCGCCCGCCGTAACCGGCCGCCCAAGCGTCAGGTCGTGCAGGCCGGCGGCCGCCAGATCACCCTGTCCAAATTGGACAAACCCTTCTACCCCACCGGGTTTACCAAGGCGCAAGTGCTGGACTACTACGTCTGGGTCGCGCCGGTCCTGTTGCCGCACCTGGCCGGCCGTCCGGTCACCGTGA
- a CDS encoding integrase core domain-containing protein: MERWGGSCRREILDRILIVNARHLRQVLAEYETHFNTHRPHRSLAHAATSCPRRAAATTLRTGGRRHQGHQTGPTRRSHPRIPAGRIGQPSFRRPQARPGVPVKAGEPV; this comes from the coding sequence ATGGAACGGTGGGGCGGCAGCTGCCGCCGGGAGATCCTCGACCGCATCCTCATCGTCAATGCCCGGCACCTACGCCAGGTCCTCGCCGAATACGAAACCCATTTCAACACCCACCGGCCACACCGATCTCTTGCCCACGCCGCGACCTCTTGCCCACGCCGCGCCGCTGCGACCACTCTCCGCACCGGCGGCCGCCGGCATCAAGGTCATCAGACGGGACCGACTCGGCGGAGCCATCCACGAATACCGGCAGGTCGCATAGGGCAGCCGAGTTTCCGGCGCCCACAGGCAAGGCCCGGTGTTCCCGTGAAGGCAGGAGAACCAGTATGA
- a CDS encoding pyridoxamine 5'-phosphate oxidase family protein has protein sequence MNDIVQALAKYSTMNIAYVDEGGDPQACAVFFALTENGSLVFVSSLSTRHGRALAAGGRVAFTAQPEGQHWTTLTGVQGRGTCVALTGSTLVAARATYARRFPFVAQNPDLRAALDATAHWEVRPDWLRLIDNTQGFGHKAEWMAAVSIE, from the coding sequence GTGAATGACATCGTGCAGGCCTTGGCGAAGTACTCCACGATGAATATCGCCTACGTCGACGAGGGTGGTGACCCGCAGGCCTGCGCGGTGTTCTTCGCGCTCACCGAAAACGGCTCGCTCGTCTTCGTCAGCTCACTGTCCACCCGACACGGCCGCGCTCTGGCCGCCGGAGGTCGAGTCGCGTTCACGGCGCAGCCCGAAGGCCAGCACTGGACGACACTCACCGGAGTTCAGGGACGCGGCACCTGCGTCGCGCTGACCGGATCGACGTTGGTCGCGGCGCGGGCAACGTACGCGCGGCGGTTTCCTTTCGTGGCCCAGAATCCCGATCTGCGTGCCGCGCTCGACGCGACCGCGCACTGGGAGGTTCGGCCGGACTGGCTGCGATTGATCGACAACACGCAAGGGTTCGGACACAAGGCGGAGTGGATGGCCGCAGTATCGATCGAATGA
- a CDS encoding MarR family winged helix-turn-helix transcriptional regulator: MRYETRLYNALGVRLTAEHSLSTGQYEFMWFIGGWDGCGANDLAIAVGATSKGVDCMEAAGW, from the coding sequence GTGCGCTACGAGACGAGGCTGTACAACGCGCTCGGCGTGCGCTTGACGGCCGAGCACAGCCTGAGCACCGGCCAATACGAGTTCATGTGGTTCATCGGCGGGTGGGACGGCTGCGGGGCCAACGACCTCGCCATTGCCGTCGGCGCGACCAGCAAGGGCGTCGACTGCATGGAGGCCGCCGGCTGGTGA
- a CDS encoding non-oxidative hydroxyarylic acid decarboxylases subunit C, whose protein sequence is MPYDDLRSFLATLDEQGQLLRVTDEVLPEPDVAAAANAVSRMGAAAPALYFDNITGFTSARIAMNVHGSWANHALALGLPKETGTEEQIQEFIRRWDRFPVPPRWRENPPWAQNSLTGSAVDIFQVLPLVRLNDGDGGFYIDKAAVVSRDPDDPENGGKQNVGVYRIQVKGKARLALQPVPMHDIAQHLRKAEERGEDLPVAITIGNDPVISIVAATPMRYDENEYELAGALRGAPAPIATAPLTGLPVPWGSEVVIEGVIEGRKREIEGPFGEFTGHYSGGRRLPVIRVDRISYRTDPVFEHLYLGMPWTEIDYLIAANTCVPLYRQLKADFPEVRAVNAIYTHGLVVIVSTASRYRGFARSVGMRVLSTPHGLGYAATVIVVDADVDPFNLPQVMWALSTKMNPAHDLITISSMPVMELAPQVDTPGVVDKLVIDATSPTHPHGHGNHSSQVRDLPEATQWLARLQKLAAHR, encoded by the coding sequence ATGCCCTACGACGACCTGCGCAGCTTCCTGGCCACCCTCGATGAACAAGGCCAACTGCTGCGCGTGACCGACGAGGTGCTGCCGGAACCGGACGTGGCTGCCGCGGCCAACGCGGTCTCCCGAATGGGCGCCGCTGCTCCCGCGCTGTACTTCGACAACATCACGGGCTTCACGAGCGCACGGATCGCCATGAACGTCCACGGTTCGTGGGCCAATCACGCGCTCGCGCTCGGCCTGCCGAAGGAGACCGGCACCGAGGAGCAGATCCAGGAGTTCATCCGCCGCTGGGACCGCTTCCCGGTGCCGCCGCGGTGGCGCGAGAACCCGCCGTGGGCGCAGAACTCCCTGACCGGCTCAGCGGTCGACATCTTCCAGGTGTTGCCCCTGGTTCGGCTCAACGACGGCGACGGTGGCTTCTACATCGACAAGGCCGCGGTCGTGTCCAGGGATCCCGACGACCCGGAGAACGGCGGCAAGCAGAACGTCGGCGTCTACCGCATCCAGGTCAAGGGCAAGGCTCGGTTGGCGTTGCAACCGGTGCCGATGCACGACATCGCCCAGCACCTGCGCAAGGCAGAGGAACGCGGCGAGGATCTCCCGGTCGCCATCACCATCGGCAACGACCCGGTGATCTCCATCGTGGCCGCGACCCCGATGCGCTACGACGAGAACGAGTACGAGCTGGCTGGCGCCCTCCGCGGGGCACCGGCACCGATCGCCACTGCGCCGCTGACCGGGCTGCCCGTGCCATGGGGCAGCGAAGTCGTGATCGAAGGCGTCATCGAAGGGCGCAAGCGGGAGATCGAGGGGCCGTTCGGCGAGTTCACCGGCCACTACTCAGGAGGTCGGCGGCTGCCGGTGATCCGCGTCGACCGGATCTCGTACCGCACCGACCCGGTCTTCGAGCACCTCTACCTGGGTATGCCCTGGACGGAGATCGACTACCTGATCGCCGCCAACACCTGCGTCCCGCTGTACCGACAGCTCAAGGCCGACTTCCCGGAGGTCCGTGCGGTCAACGCGATCTACACCCACGGTCTCGTGGTGATCGTGTCCACCGCCAGCCGCTACCGCGGCTTCGCGCGCTCTGTCGGGATGCGAGTGTTGAGCACTCCTCATGGACTGGGCTATGCGGCCACCGTGATTGTCGTGGACGCGGACGTCGACCCCTTCAATCTGCCGCAGGTGATGTGGGCGCTGTCGACGAAGATGAACCCCGCGCACGACCTGATCACCATTTCGAGCATGCCGGTGATGGAGCTCGCACCACAGGTGGACACCCCTGGCGTCGTGGACAAACTGGTCATCGACGCCACCAGCCCGACGCATCCCCATGGACACGGCAACCACAGCAGCCAGGTTCGTGACCTACCTGAAGCCACCCAATGGCTGGCCAGGCTGCAGAAGCTGGCCGCCCACCGCTGA
- a CDS encoding integrase core domain-containing protein produces MPLRLAYIAVANAFAALRLLPIGDGDKDIEILALRHQITVLERQLGPNKAKFAPEDQSFLAALLAPLPRGALRRLRLLVQPDTVLRWHRDLMKRRHARTCRPRRPGRPPTVRSIRALTLRLVKENPSWGYRRIHGELTTLGIKIAPSTVWEILKQEGIDPAPDRHATTWSAFLRSQAHALLACDFLETVTVTGQRQYVLAVIEHASRRIRVLGTTAHPTAAWATQTIKNLVMDLEGAGAAVKFLIRDRDAKFPVLIDEILTDAGIQTVLTGIRVPRMNSIMERWVQSCRHELLDRTLIWNEHHLRHALREYEKFYNSHRAHQAKRQAAPLRPVRAPITDPDRITHLNIRRHDRLGGILHEYLHAA; encoded by the coding sequence ATGCCGCTGCGTCTGGCCTACATCGCCGTCGCCAACGCCTTCGCAGCGCTGCGACTGCTGCCGATCGGTGACGGGGATAAGGACATCGAGATCCTTGCCCTGCGCCATCAGATCACCGTCCTTGAACGACAGCTCGGCCCGAACAAGGCGAAGTTCGCTCCCGAGGACCAGTCCTTCCTCGCCGCGCTGCTGGCCCCGCTGCCCCGCGGGGCGCTGCGCCGACTGCGGCTGCTCGTCCAGCCAGACACCGTTCTGCGCTGGCACCGTGACCTCATGAAACGGCGTCACGCCCGTACCTGCCGACCACGGCGACCCGGACGCCCTCCGACTGTCCGCTCCATCCGTGCGCTCACCCTGCGCCTGGTCAAGGAGAATCCGTCCTGGGGCTACCGACGGATCCACGGCGAACTCACCACCCTCGGCATCAAGATCGCTCCCTCCACCGTCTGGGAGATCCTCAAGCAGGAAGGCATCGACCCGGCACCCGATCGGCACGCGACCACCTGGTCCGCCTTTCTGCGCTCCCAAGCCCATGCACTCCTCGCGTGCGACTTCCTCGAGACGGTCACCGTGACCGGGCAGCGCCAGTACGTCCTGGCCGTGATCGAGCACGCCTCCCGGCGGATCCGCGTCTTGGGAACGACCGCCCACCCCACCGCTGCCTGGGCCACTCAGACAATCAAGAACTTGGTGATGGATCTCGAAGGCGCTGGCGCCGCGGTGAAGTTCCTGATCCGCGACCGCGACGCGAAGTTTCCCGTCCTCATCGACGAGATCCTCACCGACGCCGGCATCCAGACCGTCCTCACCGGCATCCGCGTCCCCAGAATGAACTCCATCATGGAGCGCTGGGTGCAGAGCTGCCGTCACGAGCTCCTGGACCGAACTCTCATCTGGAACGAGCACCACCTGCGCCACGCCCTGCGCGAGTACGAGAAGTTCTACAACTCCCATCGCGCCCACCAGGCCAAGCGTCAGGCAGCCCCACTGCGCCCGGTGCGCGCGCCCATCACCGATCCAGACCGAATCACCCATCTGAACATACGCCGACACGACCGACTCGGCGGCATCCTCCACGAATACCTGCATGCCGCCTGA
- a CDS encoding metal-dependent hydrolase family protein produces MTRTVFTGGTVFDGTGSEPAPADVVIEDGVIVDVGAGLDGDLSVDCTGATLLPGLFDCHVHVVGSGLGLLPQVQKPFSYQFYEAARNLWTTLKLGITTVRDAAGADLGIKQAVADGLISGPRLQIAIGLISPTGGHGDGWLPSGHCVPASLPHPGRPDAMADGPDEMRRVARTLLRAGADVLKVCTTGGVLSPRSDPRHSQFTVEELDVLVTEAQMQGRAVMAHAQGTEGIKNAVRAGIRSIEHGIYLDDEAIELMLARGTWLVPTLVAPVNVIRAAEAGASLPDAVVRKAKEVAEVHADSVRRAVAAGVRIAMGTDSGVGPHGTNLEELGLMRSCGMSPADVLVATTSSAARLLGFDGELGRLAPGHRADVVVVAGDPYDFGGLAGNVREVWQDGVRAV; encoded by the coding sequence ATGACCCGCACGGTATTCACCGGTGGCACGGTGTTCGACGGCACCGGCAGCGAACCCGCGCCGGCGGACGTGGTGATCGAGGACGGGGTGATCGTCGATGTCGGCGCCGGCCTCGACGGCGACCTCTCCGTCGACTGCACGGGCGCGACGCTGCTGCCCGGACTGTTCGACTGCCACGTGCACGTGGTGGGGTCGGGCCTCGGGCTGCTGCCGCAAGTTCAGAAGCCGTTCTCGTACCAGTTCTACGAGGCGGCCCGGAACCTGTGGACCACGCTCAAGCTCGGCATCACGACCGTGCGCGACGCGGCTGGCGCCGACCTCGGCATCAAGCAGGCCGTGGCCGACGGGCTGATCTCCGGGCCTCGACTGCAGATCGCCATCGGCCTGATCAGCCCCACCGGCGGGCACGGCGACGGCTGGCTGCCCTCGGGCCACTGCGTTCCGGCGTCGCTGCCGCACCCGGGCCGGCCCGATGCGATGGCCGATGGCCCGGACGAGATGCGCCGGGTCGCGCGAACGCTGCTGCGCGCGGGCGCCGACGTGCTCAAGGTCTGCACCACCGGTGGCGTGCTCTCACCACGCTCCGATCCGCGGCATTCCCAGTTCACGGTGGAGGAGCTCGACGTTCTCGTCACCGAAGCCCAGATGCAGGGCCGCGCGGTGATGGCCCACGCGCAGGGCACCGAGGGCATCAAGAACGCTGTGCGCGCCGGCATCCGCTCCATCGAGCACGGTATCTACCTCGACGACGAGGCCATCGAGCTCATGCTGGCGCGCGGCACGTGGCTCGTGCCGACGCTCGTGGCGCCGGTGAACGTGATCCGCGCTGCCGAGGCGGGGGCGTCACTGCCGGACGCCGTGGTGCGGAAGGCGAAAGAGGTCGCCGAGGTCCACGCCGACTCGGTGCGCCGCGCCGTCGCCGCGGGCGTGCGGATCGCGATGGGCACCGACAGCGGCGTCGGTCCACACGGGACGAACCTCGAGGAGCTTGGTCTCATGCGCTCGTGCGGCATGAGCCCTGCCGACGTGCTGGTCGCGACGACGTCGTCGGCCGCGCGGCTGCTCGGTTTCGACGGTGAGCTGGGTCGTCTCGCCCCCGGCCATCGCGCCGACGTCGTGGTCGTCGCCGGTGACCCGTACGACTTCGGTGGCCTGGCCGGCAACGTGCGGGAGGTGTGGCAGGACGGCGTGCGGGCGGTGTGA
- a CDS encoding non-oxidative hydroxyarylic acid decarboxylases subunit D gives MQGTCPRCAHDIIEVLFTSPVVGVWEVRQCQQCLYCWRTSEPARRTERDAYPEGFRMTSDDITSAPEVPSVPAQRVIP, from the coding sequence GTGCAAGGAACATGCCCACGCTGTGCGCACGACATCATTGAAGTGCTGTTCACCTCGCCGGTCGTTGGAGTCTGGGAGGTGCGGCAGTGCCAGCAGTGTCTGTACTGCTGGCGCACCAGCGAGCCGGCTCGCCGCACCGAACGCGATGCCTACCCGGAGGGCTTCAGAATGACGTCGGACGACATCACCAGCGCACCAGAGGTTCCCTCGGTTCCAGCCCAACGGGTGATACCGTGA
- the ligD gene encoding non-homologous end-joining DNA ligase LigD: MRGRDRPMVATPVTWDEVAACRRANQLTFTTADVLDRVDEHGDLFAGLEQTAAPLPQR; this comes from the coding sequence CTGCGCGGTCGCGACCGCCCGATGGTGGCCACACCGGTCACCTGGGACGAGGTCGCCGCCTGCCGCCGCGCCAACCAGTTGACGTTCACCACTGCCGACGTCCTGGACCGCGTCGACGAGCACGGCGACCTGTTTGCCGGGCTGGAGCAGACCGCAGCGCCGCTGCCGCAGCGGTGA
- a CDS encoding polymorphic toxin-type HINT domain-containing protein encodes MENAARDRSHRSIFPLDGFLDTGREANHRADSMAGLGPGQGTDPTTGKSADEAVTDVIIGQGLKHLVDVDITDNGEAGSVSATDNHPFWVVDLNQWVDAGKLKAGEHLLAEDGHSVVVTELHRHDEITRVYNLTVDTLHTYYVFVGTDELLVHNGGGAWCDTKKPIFGNRPDFGQTALYVIVDPTTGKILKWGVSDDPVTRYSNSDFQQWSAQYGGTYQMQLLRNFDSRQDAEAAEKYLYDRVPGPENHEPAKGSLSQPGLSWQSVLDEIQRGKFGGHR; translated from the coding sequence TTGGAGAACGCTGCGCGAGATCGGTCACACCGCTCCATCTTCCCTCTTGACGGATTCCTCGACACCGGCCGCGAGGCGAACCACCGTGCCGACTCCATGGCCGGATTGGGACCAGGTCAAGGCACCGACCCGACCACCGGCAAGTCGGCCGACGAGGCCGTCACCGATGTCATCATCGGTCAGGGCCTCAAGCACCTGGTCGACGTCGACATCACCGACAATGGCGAGGCCGGGTCGGTTTCCGCGACGGACAACCATCCCTTCTGGGTGGTGGACCTCAACCAGTGGGTCGACGCCGGAAAGCTCAAGGCCGGCGAACACCTGCTCGCCGAGGACGGCCACAGCGTTGTCGTCACGGAGCTGCACCGTCACGACGAGATCACCCGCGTCTACAACCTCACCGTAGACACCCTGCACACGTATTACGTGTTCGTCGGTACCGATGAACTTCTCGTCCACAACGGCGGCGGCGCGTGGTGCGACACCAAGAAGCCGATCTTCGGAAACCGGCCCGATTTCGGCCAGACGGCGTTGTACGTGATCGTCGACCCGACGACCGGGAAGATTCTCAAGTGGGGCGTCAGTGACGACCCGGTCACGCGCTACTCGAACTCGGATTTCCAGCAATGGAGTGCGCAGTACGGAGGCACCTACCAGATGCAACTCCTTCGGAACTTTGACTCGCGGCAGGATGCGGAGGCGGCAGAGAAATACCTGTACGATCGTGTGCCCGGGCCTGAGAACCATGAGCCCGCCAAGGGAAGCCTGAGCCAACCCGGGCTGAGCTGGCAGTCCGTTCTGGACGAAATTCAGCGTGGTAAGTTCGGTGGACATCGGTAA
- a CDS encoding patatin-like phospholipase family protein: MNPLQGTSGDEDAPTGALVLGGGGPVGASWMSALLDGLMSEGLPVAKCDVVMGTSAGSVVGAWLTMQPDGLRSVPERMRERAAWHAANAGAGRGDRNLLQSMGDTAGKGTGSALSTAQAAVAAMPPISADQARGLWQPFLPEGKWPRRLQIVAVDAGTGTARAWSAQDDIPLTVAVSCSTAAPGVAPPVAVADAIWVDGGVRSGTNADLLVNSGGDSGHDGVVPGAAAGKVLIVAPLPSDDIAREEAILVGRGHDVRVVIADRFYQKPTDMIDPRFIDIATAAGTRQARDVAADLGKWWSQ; the protein is encoded by the coding sequence ATGAATCCACTTCAGGGAACATCAGGGGACGAGGACGCTCCCACCGGCGCGCTGGTGTTGGGAGGTGGTGGACCCGTTGGCGCGTCGTGGATGTCAGCCCTGCTGGACGGCCTGATGTCCGAGGGGTTGCCGGTCGCCAAGTGTGATGTGGTGATGGGAACGTCAGCCGGTTCCGTGGTGGGGGCCTGGCTGACGATGCAGCCGGATGGTCTCCGCTCGGTTCCCGAACGTATGCGCGAGCGCGCGGCTTGGCACGCGGCCAATGCCGGGGCCGGTCGCGGGGACAGGAATCTACTGCAAAGCATGGGTGACACAGCGGGGAAGGGCACGGGCTCCGCGCTGAGCACCGCCCAGGCCGCGGTCGCGGCGATGCCGCCCATATCGGCCGACCAGGCGAGAGGGTTGTGGCAGCCGTTCCTGCCCGAGGGGAAGTGGCCGCGTCGTCTCCAGATCGTTGCGGTGGACGCCGGCACCGGAACCGCGCGCGCATGGTCGGCGCAGGACGACATTCCACTGACGGTCGCCGTGTCATGTTCCACTGCGGCGCCGGGCGTCGCACCGCCAGTCGCGGTGGCGGACGCGATCTGGGTCGACGGCGGTGTCCGCTCCGGCACCAATGCCGACTTGCTCGTCAACTCCGGAGGAGACAGCGGGCATGACGGAGTTGTACCCGGTGCCGCAGCGGGCAAAGTGCTCATTGTGGCCCCCCTGCCGTCCGACGATATCGCGCGCGAGGAGGCGATTCTCGTCGGACGTGGTCACGACGTCCGGGTCGTCATCGCCGACCGCTTCTACCAGAAGCCCACTGACATGATCGATCCGCGCTTCATCGACATCGCGACCGCGGCAGGCACGCGACAGGCACGCGACGTCGCTGCGGACCTCGGGAAGTGGTGGAGCCAGTAA
- the ligD gene encoding non-homologous end-joining DNA ligase LigD yields MAPGPVRGLPDRLVLDLAPGPGTTIVACCRVAGRLREILLADGFTPVATTSGSKGMQVYASVAVEDPSAPSAYAKALAQQLARQTSKSVTATIAKAAREGRVFIDWSQNNPAKTTISLA; encoded by the coding sequence GTGGCGCCTGGCCCGGTCCGGGGTCTGCCGGACCGGTTGGTGCTCGACCTGGCCCCCGGGCCCGGCACGACGATCGTGGCCTGCTGCCGGGTCGCCGGACGGCTCCGCGAGATCCTGCTGGCCGACGGCTTCACTCCGGTGGCCACGACCAGCGGCTCCAAGGGGATGCAGGTCTACGCCTCGGTTGCCGTCGAGGACCCGTCCGCGCCGTCGGCCTACGCCAAAGCACTCGCCCAGCAGTTGGCCCGTCAGACGTCGAAGTCGGTGACCGCGACGATAGCGAAGGCGGCCCGGGAGGGCCGGGTGTTCATCGACTGGAGTCAGAACAACCCGGCCAAGACCACGATCAGCCTGGCATGA
- a CDS encoding Imm1 family immunity protein: MDVQAVWGALTVRGAEVYYRRGHRENPPVLASSGDVDKLIDGLLAGEEFHNLAQLHSLDRELLPSGYPDHELLVGIDRSVQVGVLEFMDAGGNVVTLGPATGRGEVIYHIAGNPTEFPDRSEVSVELIRQAVKEFVMSGGQRPTCVQWQVPEIW, translated from the coding sequence TTGGACGTCCAAGCAGTATGGGGGGCGCTGACGGTGCGTGGTGCTGAGGTTTATTACCGCAGGGGGCATCGTGAGAATCCGCCGGTGTTGGCCAGCTCTGGTGATGTAGACAAGCTGATCGACGGGCTACTTGCAGGTGAGGAGTTTCATAATCTCGCGCAGCTGCATTCTTTGGACCGTGAACTTCTACCTTCCGGGTATCCGGACCATGAGCTTCTCGTAGGCATCGACCGGAGCGTTCAGGTTGGTGTCCTGGAGTTCATGGACGCCGGGGGGAATGTGGTGACTCTGGGGCCGGCGACGGGACGGGGTGAGGTGATCTACCACATTGCCGGGAACCCGACTGAGTTTCCGGATCGGTCGGAGGTGTCCGTAGAGCTCATACGCCAGGCTGTCAAGGAGTTCGTGATGTCCGGCGGTCAGAGGCCGACTTGCGTTCAATGGCAGGTTCCGGAGATTTGGTGA